AGCTTTCTAGCGCTAGGTACCGAGTTCTTAGTGAGTCCTATCTTCGTTGCTGAACTTGCGAAAACGGCCAAGGCAAACAATTGCTTATGGATTCCCGGCTGTATGACACCTACAGAAATTGCAAATGCTATGTTCGCAGGTTGTGGATTTGTAAAGCTATTTCCAGGAGAAACGCTCGGAACAGGATTCTTAAAAGGAATTAAGCCGCTATTCCCGAACATGAAGTTTATGCCGACCGGTGGTGTGGATGTGGAAGAGAATAACATCAAAAACTGGTTCGCTGCTGGTGTGACGTCCGTAGGCATGGGCTCCAAATTGTTTAAACAACAGGATGGACAATATAATCTAGAAGAAATCAGTGCTAACTGTAGAAAGGTTTTAGGCTGGGCAACAGCCTAAAACTTATAAAGATACTTCGGAAATAGAATGGTGAGCCATGATTTTGTTTTCGAAGTCTCTAATATTGCCCTTATCGAGCAAGACCTCCAAAACCAATACCAATCCTTCCTTATTCAACGTCTGCGTCTTGATCTTCACTTGTTTGGTCAACGGACGAATATCGTTGATAAAGCTATCTTTCTCGGAGAGTTTATGGGTATCAAACCTAACGGTCACAACCTTCACTAAATTCCGTAATACGTATCGATTTAAGATCGGGCCGGAGATAATAATCAAAAAACAGGCTCCTAAAAACAGGATCGCCGTGATGAACATACCGAATCCTATAGCCATCCCCACAGCGGCCGACATCCAGATAATACTTGCCGTAGTCAATCCATTCACATTGACGCCATCTTTGAAGATGACACCTGCACCTAAGAAACCAATACCGGATACGACGTAAGAAGCAATCCGAGTCGCATCTTCAGACTCCCCAGCTCCGAGTTTCATCGATAAGATCGAAAACAAGGTACTTCCCAAACAAATAATCGAGATGGTTTTGAATCCTGCGGATTTATCTTTCCATTCTCGCTCAAAGCCCAATAGGAAGCCGGCCCCTAGCGATAAAAATGCTTTGAACAAATCATTCCAGTCAAAAATAAATTGATCTGTTATCATTTCAATATTCATATTTAGTCTTACCCTTCAATTTAAACCCAAATCTACTTAACATTAAATAAATATTAACTACATATTGTTCTATATAATCTCGATTTGGTGGTGATTTTTTTATAAAAGAAAATGGTCTGGACTCCAAAAGGAATCCAGACCATTATTTCTTGCCATGCCTTAGGCATGTCTATCGTTAATTACTAGTCTTCTTCTTTCGAAGCTAATAATTGATCGTACTCTTCGCGAGAACCTACGATGATGTTGCTGTACTGACGTAAACCGGTACCTGAAGGAATCAAGTGACCAACAATTACGTTTTCTTTCAAGCCTAACAAGTTATCGCGTTTACCTGCGATCGCTGCCTCATTCAATACTTTCGTAGTTTCCTGGAAGGAAGCTGCGGAGATGAATGATTTAGTACCTAGGGACGCTCTAGTGATACCTTGTAATAAAGGACTTGATGTTGCAGGGATAGCATCACGTACTTCCACTAACTTCATATCCTGACGTCTTAGGCTAGAGTTCTCCTCACGTAATTTACGTAAAGTAACAATCTGACCTGGACGTAGAGTTTTAGAATCACCCGCTTCAACAACAACTTTTTTGTCGTATAATGAATCGTTTTCTTCCATGAAGTCCCATTTGTTTACTGCTTCTTTTTCTAAGAAACGTGTATCTCCTGGATCCTCGATATTCACTTTCTGCATCATTTGGTGAACGATAGTTTCAAAGTGTTTATCGTTGATTTTTACCCCTTGCAGGCGGTAAACCTCTTGGATACCATTTACGATATATTCTTGTACTGCCGCAGGACCTTTGATCGATAAGATGTCTGAAGGAGAAATCTGACCGTCAGATAATGGCATACCTGCTTTAATAAAGTCGTTATCTTGAACTAAGATGTGCTTAGAAAGTGGTACTAAGTATTTCTTAACTTGACCGTCACGAGACTCGATAGAGATCTCACGGTTACCACGTTTAACACCACCTAAAGAAACAACACCATCAATTTCAGTTACAACAGCTGGATTTGAAGGATTACGAGCCTCGAACAACTCAGTTACACGAGGAAGACCACCCGTAATATCTCGGGTCTTACCTGTAGAACGAGGGATCTTAACTAATACCGCACCTTCTTTAACTTTCTGTCCATCAGAAACTGATACGTGAGCTCCTACCGGAATATTGTATGAACGAATGATTTCGCCTTTGTTATCCAATACCTTGATAGTAGGGTTTTTCGTTTTATCACGAGTTTCGATAATTACTTTTTCTTTGTGACCTGTTTGTTCATCAGACTCTTCACGGAAAGTTACACCTTCGATGATTGCATCGAATTCTACCTTACCCGCAAACTCAGAAATAATTACCGCGTTATATGGATCCCAGTCAACTAGTTTAGTGCCTTTCTCTACGTTCTCACCTTCTTTAACGAATAAGTTCGAACCGTAAGGGATGATTTGTTGGTAAAGTACTTTGTTATCAGCATTTACAACTTTAATCTCACCTGAACGACCTAATACGACTTGGTATGGACCATCTTCACCTTCTTTTTCTACTGTACGAACGTTTTCAAATTCGATACGTCCGTCGTATTTAGCGATGATAGTAGACTCAGCAGCAATGTTCGAAGCCGTACCACCGACGTGGAACGTACGAAGTGTCAACTGCGTACCTGGCTCACCGATGGACTGTGCAGCAATTACACCAACAGCCTCACCTAATTGAACACGCTTACCTGATGCTAAGTTACGACCGTAACAACAAGCACATACTCCACGCTTAGACTCACATGTCAATACCGAACGAATTTCTACGCCTTCGATACCTGCATTCTCAATTGCTTCCGCAACTTCCTCTGTGATATCTTCATTTGCAGCAACAATAACTTCGTTAGTAACAGGATCAATAACATCGTTCAACGGCGTACGACCTAAGATACGGTCATATAATGGCTCAACGATATCGTCGTTATCTTTAAGTGCTGTAGTGTAGATACCACGTAAACCGTTACAATCTTGTTCTACAACAATCATATCTTGTGCTACGTCATGTAAACGACGAGTTAAGTAACCCGCATCCGCCGTTTTCAATGCCGTATCCGCAAGACCTTTACGCGCACCGTGGGTAGAGATAAAGTACTCTAATACCGATAATCCTTCTTTAAAGTTAGATAAGATTGGGTTTTCGATAATCTCACCACCTGAAGTACCAGACTTCTGAGGCTTCGCCATCAAACCACGCATACCACATAACTGACGGATCTGCTCCTTAGAACCACGAGCTCCTGAATCCAACATCATGTAAACAGAGTTGAAACCTTGGTTGTCGTTCGAAAGGATATCCATTACGTGTGCTGTCAAACGGTTGTTGATACGAGTCCAGATATCGATAATCTGGTTGTAACGCTCGTTGTTTGTAATGAAACCCATGTTATAGTTGTTCATTACTTCCTCAACTTCGTTCGTAGCTTGAGTAATAAGGTCTGCTTTAGCAGCAGGAATATTTAAGTCTTGCAAGTTGAATGACAAACCACCTTTGAAAGCCGTTTGGAATCCTAACTCTTTCATATCATCTAAGAACTTCGCTGCACGAGCCATACCTGTGCTCTTCACGATTTCTCCAATGACATTACGCAATGACTTCTTAGTCAACAATTCATTGATGTAACCTACTTCTTCTGGTACAATCTGGTTAAAGATTACACGCCCAACAGTAGTATCGATGATTGCTTCTTTGATTTCACCTTCTTTTGTTCTGATGTTAGTCTTAACCTTGATGAACGAGTGAAGATCAACTTTCTTCTCATTTAAAGCGATGATAACCTCTTCAGCTGAGTAGAATGTACTTCCTTCACCGTGCATTTTACGGCTGTCATCAGATTTACGGCCTTTAGTAATATAGTAAAGACCCAATACCATGTCTTGAGATGGTACTGTAACTGGTGATCCGTTTGCAGGGTTAAGAATGTTGTGTGCTGCCAACATTAAGATTTGGGCTTCCAAGATTGCAGCATTACCTAAAGGTAAGTGAACCGCCATCTGGTCACCGTCGAAATCGGCGTTGAACGCTGTACACACTAATGGGTGTAATTGGATCGCTTTACCTTCTACTAATGTAGGTTGGAAAGCCTGAATACCCAAACGGTGAAGCGTAGGAGCACGGTTTAGTAATACAGGGTGGCCTTTCAATACATTCTCAAGGATATCCCATACTACAGGATCTTTACGATCAACGATTTTCTTAGCAGATTTTACTGTCTTAACAATACCTCTTTCAATCATCTTACGGATGATGAACGGTTTGTATAACTCAGCCGCCATGTCTTTCGGAAGACCACACTCGTGTAATTTCAAGTGAGGACCAACGACGATTACCGAACGAGCAGAGTAGTC
The DNA window shown above is from Sphingobacterium hotanense and carries:
- the rpoC gene encoding DNA-directed RNA polymerase subunit beta': MSYKKDNKIKSNFTSITISLASPETILERSSGEVTKPETINYRTYKPERDGLFCERIFGPVKDYECHCGKYKRIRYKGIVCDRCGVEVTEKKVRRERMGHINLVVPVAHIWYFRSLPNKIGYLLGLPTKKLDMIIYYERYVVIQPGIKEDDGISYMDFLTEEEYLDILDTLPKENQYLDDTDPQKFVAKMGAEALEDLLKRLDLDQLSYDLRHQAANETSQQRKNEALKRLHVVEAFRGANDHIENRPEWMIVKIVPIIPPELRPLVPLDGGRFATSDLNDLYRRVIIRNNRLKRLIEIKAPEVILRNEKRMLQEAVDSLFDNSRKVNAVKTEGNRALKSLSDILKGKQGRFRQNLLGKRVDYSARSVIVVGPHLKLHECGLPKDMAAELYKPFIIRKMIERGIVKTVKSAKKIVDRKDPVVWDILENVLKGHPVLLNRAPTLHRLGIQAFQPTLVEGKAIQLHPLVCTAFNADFDGDQMAVHLPLGNAAILEAQILMLAAHNILNPANGSPVTVPSQDMVLGLYYITKGRKSDDSRKMHGEGSTFYSAEEVIIALNEKKVDLHSFIKVKTNIRTKEGEIKEAIIDTTVGRVIFNQIVPEEVGYINELLTKKSLRNVIGEIVKSTGMARAAKFLDDMKELGFQTAFKGGLSFNLQDLNIPAAKADLITQATNEVEEVMNNYNMGFITNNERYNQIIDIWTRINNRLTAHVMDILSNDNQGFNSVYMMLDSGARGSKEQIRQLCGMRGLMAKPQKSGTSGGEIIENPILSNFKEGLSVLEYFISTHGARKGLADTALKTADAGYLTRRLHDVAQDMIVVEQDCNGLRGIYTTALKDNDDIVEPLYDRILGRTPLNDVIDPVTNEVIVAANEDITEEVAEAIENAGIEGVEIRSVLTCESKRGVCACCYGRNLASGKRVQLGEAVGVIAAQSIGEPGTQLTLRTFHVGGTASNIAAESTIIAKYDGRIEFENVRTVEKEGEDGPYQVVLGRSGEIKVVNADNKVLYQQIIPYGSNLFVKEGENVEKGTKLVDWDPYNAVIISEFAGKVEFDAIIEGVTFREESDEQTGHKEKVIIETRDKTKNPTIKVLDNKGEIIRSYNIPVGAHVSVSDGQKVKEGAVLVKIPRSTGKTRDITGGLPRVTELFEARNPSNPAVVTEIDGVVSLGGVKRGNREISIESRDGQVKKYLVPLSKHILVQDNDFIKAGMPLSDGQISPSDILSIKGPAAVQEYIVNGIQEVYRLQGVKINDKHFETIVHQMMQKVNIEDPGDTRFLEKEAVNKWDFMEENDSLYDKKVVVEAGDSKTLRPGQIVTLRKLREENSSLRRQDMKLVEVRDAIPATSSPLLQGITRASLGTKSFISAASFQETTKVLNEAAIAGKRDNLLGLKENVIVGHLIPSGTGLRQYSNIIVGSREEYDQLLASKEED
- a CDS encoding beta/alpha barrel domain-containing protein, translating into MENTNKMQIDQIIEKIKAYPVIPVFYHDDVEVCKQVLKACYDGGIRVFEFVNRGKNAEANFKALVDYKKEAMPELTLGIGTILDRAAAESFLALGTEFLVSPIFVAELAKTAKANNCLWIPGCMTPTEIANAMFAGCGFVKLFPGETLGTGFLKGIKPLFPNMKFMPTGGVDVEENNIKNWFAAGVTSVGMGSKLFKQQDGQYNLEEISANCRKVLGWATA
- a CDS encoding MgtC/SapB family protein, with the translated sequence MITDQFIFDWNDLFKAFLSLGAGFLLGFEREWKDKSAGFKTISIICLGSTLFSILSMKLGAGESEDATRIASYVVSGIGFLGAGVIFKDGVNVNGLTTASIIWMSAAVGMAIGFGMFITAILFLGACFLIIISGPILNRYVLRNLVKVVTVRFDTHKLSEKDSFINDIRPLTKQVKIKTQTLNKEGLVLVLEVLLDKGNIRDFENKIMAHHSISEVSL